A region of Zootoca vivipara chromosome 15, rZooViv1.1, whole genome shotgun sequence DNA encodes the following proteins:
- the MRM1 gene encoding rRNA methyltransferase 1, mitochondrial isoform X1, protein MALLLSFKSGLWDAARLSCSFRTIRHLSTRRKPQAGERELPGGVSSQVIPDHGLETAKDQSEAQLRKPRKGRVLRNELWRQFRAQTAPSDREELKNLRDDDFPERKRSPPQKPLPVERTKGSEILFGVAPCSLALARSRRNFSQLFLKAGKGTPSPALEEFSRRAKDRGIPVKVVPRKVLDGLCKGGVHQGVCLEATPLRPIGWQEALPLEVEGGPACEGSQLLWLALEGIQDPMNLGAVLRSAHFLGVDRIVMSQRNSCPLTPVVSKASSGAMEVLDVFSTDDLQGLLKAKSEQGWEVLGTAAHTKDQDSVPIVSCLDFRWMRPTILLLGNEGYGLSPGTRSLCQRMLTIFPGRELPPGIESLNVSVAAGILLHSICSQRETERDP, encoded by the exons ATGGCACTTCTCCTGTCTTTTAAATCTGGCCTATGGGACGCTGCAAGACTGTCCTGCTCCTTTAGAACCATCCGGCATCTCTCCACGCGGAGAAAACCTCAGGCAGGGGAGCGTGAGCTTCCTGGTGGGGTGAGCAGCCAAGTGATTCCTGATCATGGACTTGAAACAGCCAAGGACCAGAGCGAAGCCCAGCTACGTAAACCCCGGAAGGGTCGTGTCCTTCGGAACGAGCTCTGGCGGCAATTTCGCGCGCAGACCGCGCCGTCTGACAGGGAGGAGCTCAAGAACTTGAGGGACGACGATTTCCCCGAGAGGAAGCGGAGCCCCCCGCAGAAACCCCTCCCTGTCGAAAGGACCAAAGGCTCAGAGATCTTGTTTGGGGTTGCTCCCTGCTCCTTGGCTCTGGCCAGATCCAGGAGGAACTTTTCCCAGCTCTTCCTTAAGGCTGGCAAGGGCACTCCATCGCCTGCGCTGGAAGAATTCTCCCGGCGCGCCAAGGACAGGGGGATTCCAGTGAAGGTGGTTCCAAGGAAGGTTCTAGATGGCCTCTGCAAGGGCGGTGTCCATCAGGGCGTGTGCCTGGAAGCCACGCCCCTCCGCCCCATTGGCTGGCAGGAGGCACTGCCCCTTGAGGTAGAGGGAGGGCCCGCTTGCGAGGGGTCGCAGCTCCTTTGGCTGGCTTTGGAGGGGATACAGGACCCGATGAACCTGGGAGCCGTCCTGCGGTCTGCTCACTTCCTGGGTGTTGACAGGATTGTGATGAGTCAACGGAACAG CTGTCCCCTGACACCAGTGGTCAGCAAAGCCAGCTCGGGGGCCATGGAAGTTCTGGACGTATTTAGCACAGATGATCTTCAGGGCCTTCTTAAG GCAAAATCAGAGCAAGGATGGGAAGTCCTTGGAACAGCTGCCCACACCAAGGACCAGGATTCTGTTCCCATCGTGAGTTGCTTAGATTTCCGCTGGATGAGACCCACCATCCTGCTGCTAG GAAATGAAGGTTATGGCCTTTCTCCGGGGACTAGAAGCTTGTGCCAAAGGATGTTGACCATTTTCCCAGGGCGAGAGCTGCCGCCTGGGATTGAGTCCTTAAATGTGTCTGTTGCAGCTG GAATCCTCTTGCACTCGATCTGCagccagagagagacagagagagacccgTGA
- the MRM1 gene encoding rRNA methyltransferase 1, mitochondrial isoform X2, whose product MALLLSFKSGLWDAARLSCSFRTIRHLSTRRKPQAGERELPGGVSSQVIPDHGLETAKDQSEAQLRKPRKGRVLRNELWRQFRAQTAPSDREELKNLRDDDFPERKRSPPQKPLPVERTKGSEILFGVAPCSLALARSRRNFSQLFLKAGKGTPSPALEEFSRRAKDRGIPVKVVPRKVLDGLCKGGVHQGVCLEATPLRPIGWQEALPLEVEGGPACEGSQLLWLALEGIQDPMNLGAVLRSAHFLGVDRIVMSQRNSCPLTPVVSKASSGAMEVLDVFSTDDLQGLLKSKDGKSLEQLPTPRTRILFPS is encoded by the exons ATGGCACTTCTCCTGTCTTTTAAATCTGGCCTATGGGACGCTGCAAGACTGTCCTGCTCCTTTAGAACCATCCGGCATCTCTCCACGCGGAGAAAACCTCAGGCAGGGGAGCGTGAGCTTCCTGGTGGGGTGAGCAGCCAAGTGATTCCTGATCATGGACTTGAAACAGCCAAGGACCAGAGCGAAGCCCAGCTACGTAAACCCCGGAAGGGTCGTGTCCTTCGGAACGAGCTCTGGCGGCAATTTCGCGCGCAGACCGCGCCGTCTGACAGGGAGGAGCTCAAGAACTTGAGGGACGACGATTTCCCCGAGAGGAAGCGGAGCCCCCCGCAGAAACCCCTCCCTGTCGAAAGGACCAAAGGCTCAGAGATCTTGTTTGGGGTTGCTCCCTGCTCCTTGGCTCTGGCCAGATCCAGGAGGAACTTTTCCCAGCTCTTCCTTAAGGCTGGCAAGGGCACTCCATCGCCTGCGCTGGAAGAATTCTCCCGGCGCGCCAAGGACAGGGGGATTCCAGTGAAGGTGGTTCCAAGGAAGGTTCTAGATGGCCTCTGCAAGGGCGGTGTCCATCAGGGCGTGTGCCTGGAAGCCACGCCCCTCCGCCCCATTGGCTGGCAGGAGGCACTGCCCCTTGAGGTAGAGGGAGGGCCCGCTTGCGAGGGGTCGCAGCTCCTTTGGCTGGCTTTGGAGGGGATACAGGACCCGATGAACCTGGGAGCCGTCCTGCGGTCTGCTCACTTCCTGGGTGTTGACAGGATTGTGATGAGTCAACGGAACAG CTGTCCCCTGACACCAGTGGTCAGCAAAGCCAGCTCGGGGGCCATGGAAGTTCTGGACGTATTTAGCACAGATGATCTTCAGGGCCTTCTTAAG AGCAAGGATGGGAAGTCCTTGGAACAGCTGCCCACACCAAGGACCAGGATTCTGTTCCCATCGTGA